In a genomic window of Sphingomonas lutea:
- a CDS encoding DUF2336 domain-containing protein, translating to MLPEEWPIAAGAAEHHAPARQAGGGRLNTVRADFFLNPANRLTEQERALMTAMLHCLVGDIADEVRAALPPGTAAANDDSNLALVETLSAAGLLDRPMLVRLLLRRADEQRITTAANARSGRREARAIQGLVSHADGAVAAAAMALILARGRRNDRFGQCLLHFDDLAAEDARALVHMLCAAIRGQLLAVLGSAETDRLLAHAAERVLASHDGGNGIEALTAKLVRLLDEEGDLGDDLLVAAALEGEMTFVAQAVARRSGVRPGLALDELLCGEERRAMAVLRTAGVPRPFTARMLAGIGDLLGIPDPGRAIDAYDKLTDAEVEDARTWLTTDPDYRMAVTQLEFGRGQRTL from the coding sequence ATGTTGCCGGAGGAATGGCCGATTGCTGCTGGAGCAGCCGAGCATCACGCGCCCGCGCGCCAGGCGGGCGGCGGGCGCTTGAACACGGTCCGCGCCGACTTCTTTCTCAATCCCGCCAACCGCCTGACCGAGCAGGAGCGCGCGCTGATGACCGCGATGCTCCACTGCCTGGTGGGGGACATCGCGGACGAAGTTCGGGCCGCGCTTCCGCCCGGCACCGCGGCTGCCAACGATGACAGCAATCTCGCTCTGGTCGAAACGCTGTCGGCGGCCGGGCTGCTCGATCGGCCAATGCTGGTGCGCCTGCTGCTCCGCCGAGCCGACGAGCAGCGCATCACCACCGCCGCCAATGCCCGCAGCGGCCGGCGTGAAGCGCGCGCCATCCAGGGTCTTGTCAGCCATGCCGATGGGGCAGTTGCGGCGGCGGCGATGGCCCTGATTCTGGCGCGCGGCCGCCGCAACGACCGTTTCGGCCAATGCCTGCTCCACTTCGACGACCTTGCCGCCGAAGATGCCCGTGCCCTTGTCCACATGTTGTGCGCCGCGATTCGCGGTCAGCTGCTCGCGGTGCTCGGCTCGGCAGAGACCGATCGCTTGCTGGCGCACGCTGCGGAGCGTGTCCTTGCCAGCCACGACGGGGGAAATGGGATCGAGGCGCTAACCGCCAAGCTCGTCCGACTGCTCGACGAGGAAGGCGACCTGGGGGACGATTTGCTGGTTGCAGCCGCGCTCGAAGGGGAAATGACCTTCGTCGCGCAAGCCGTTGCTCGCCGGTCGGGTGTACGCCCCGGCCTGGCGCTCGACGAACTTCTGTGCGGCGAGGAACGGCGGGCGATGGCCGTGCTTCGTACGGCAGGCGTCCCGCGACCCTTCACTGCGCGGATGCTTGCCGGCATCGGCGACCTCCTTGGCATCCCCGACCCGGGCCGAGCGATCGACGCCTACGACAAGCTGACCGATGCCGAGGTCGAGGATGCGCGGACCTGGCTCACCACGGACCCGGATTACCGCATGGCCGTGACGCAACTGGAATTCGGGCGTGGCCAGCGCACCCTCTGA
- a CDS encoding citrate synthase, which yields MTEQSAKLAIAGTDYQLPVLEGSVGPDVVDIRKLYGQADVFTYDPGFTSTAACQSAITYIDGEKGILLHRGYPIDQLAEKSTFMEVAYLLMHGELPKQAELDKFTYTISRHTMLHEQLATFFRGFRRDAHPMAIMCGVVGALSAFYHDSTDITDPEQRMIASHRLIAKMPTIAAMAYKYSIGQPFMYPDNSLTYTGNFLRMTFGVPAEPYEVNPVIENAMRRIFILHADHEQNASTSTVRLAGSSGANPFACIAAGIACLWGPAHGGANEAALNMLREIGEPKRIPEYIARAKDKDDPFRLMGFGHRVYKNFDPRAKVMKKTADEVLKELGKSDPVLDVAKELEQIALNDSYFIEKKLYPNVDFYSGVILNAIGFPTEMFTSLFALARTTGWVAQWNEMIADPEQKIGRPRQLYVGEAARDYVPVGQR from the coding sequence ATGACCGAACAGAGTGCCAAACTGGCAATCGCGGGGACCGATTACCAACTGCCCGTGCTCGAAGGCTCGGTCGGCCCCGACGTGGTCGACATCCGCAAGCTCTACGGCCAGGCGGACGTGTTCACCTACGACCCCGGCTTCACCAGCACCGCGGCTTGCCAGAGCGCGATCACCTATATCGACGGTGAAAAAGGCATCCTGCTCCATCGCGGCTATCCGATCGACCAGCTGGCCGAGAAGTCGACCTTCATGGAGGTCGCGTACCTGCTGATGCACGGCGAGCTGCCCAAGCAGGCCGAGCTCGACAAGTTCACCTACACGATCAGCCGCCACACCATGCTGCACGAGCAGCTCGCGACCTTTTTCCGCGGGTTCCGGCGCGATGCGCATCCGATGGCGATCATGTGCGGCGTCGTCGGCGCGCTGTCGGCCTTTTATCACGACAGCACCGACATCACCGATCCCGAGCAGCGCATGATCGCGTCGCACCGGCTGATCGCCAAGATGCCGACGATCGCGGCGATGGCTTACAAATATTCGATCGGCCAGCCGTTCATGTATCCGGACAACAGCCTGACCTACACGGGCAATTTCCTGCGCATGACCTTCGGCGTTCCGGCCGAGCCCTATGAAGTGAACCCGGTCATCGAAAATGCGATGCGGCGCATCTTCATCCTCCATGCCGACCATGAGCAGAATGCGTCGACCTCGACCGTTCGCCTGGCCGGTTCGTCGGGGGCGAACCCGTTCGCCTGCATCGCGGCCGGCATCGCCTGCCTGTGGGGGCCGGCGCATGGCGGCGCCAACGAGGCCGCGCTCAACATGCTGCGAGAGATCGGCGAGCCCAAGCGCATCCCCGAATATATCGCCCGCGCCAAGGACAAGGACGATCCCTTCCGGCTGATGGGCTTCGGCCACCGCGTGTACAAGAATTTCGACCCGCGCGCGAAGGTCATGAAGAAGACCGCTGACGAGGTGCTGAAGGAACTCGGCAAATCCGACCCGGTGCTCGATGTCGCCAAGGAGCTTGAGCAGATCGCGCTCAACGACAGCTATTTCATCGAGAAGAAGCTGTACCCGAATGTCGATTTCTATTCGGGCGTGATCCTGAACGCGATCGGTTTCCCGACCGAGATGTTCACCTCATTGTTCGCGCTCGCGCGGACGACGGGCTGGGTCGCGCAGTGGAACGAAATGATCGCCGATCCCGAGCAGAAGATCGGGCGGCCGCGGCAGCTTTATGTCGGCGAAGCGGCTCGGGATTATGTGCCGGTGGGGCAGCGGTAG
- a CDS encoding sensor histidine kinase, with protein MASAPSEPRAVRGRIDKAGRLVEAEPDLEALQRDAGSALGKRLAVPQIAAVAQLARKLGIAVSRHASAAAADHDVELRIHATPDGDDVLLSIDGWERRPAAAPRLANLLGGPREAEASQPRHEWAADEELRVISLSPELADYLGVDPADAAGQPLTRVVRMDEDEDGEMPLIASLAARRPFTGQPARSRADDSRTVLLSGDVVSGADGNFAGFQGTADLGATAAPDATQARTAAFDHALDEALRSPLDRIIESAERILDRSDGPLRSDYASYGSDIAAAARHLLSVVQSMSDDPTQGQVIDLAALAAEAVVMVEPAAEERNITIVLESARSLPASGEERAVIQILVNLMNNAVRHSPEGGEVTLTFVRTEGTASLTVTDQGAGIDAADQQRIFERFERADPREGGTGLGLAISRRLARSMGGDVTLESAPGIGARFTLTLPAS; from the coding sequence GTGGCCAGCGCACCCTCTGAACCACGCGCTGTCCGCGGCCGCATCGACAAGGCAGGACGCCTTGTCGAAGCCGAGCCCGACCTGGAGGCGCTGCAGCGGGATGCGGGTTCCGCGCTCGGCAAGCGTCTCGCCGTGCCGCAAATCGCTGCGGTGGCGCAGCTGGCGCGAAAGCTGGGCATTGCCGTGTCACGCCATGCAAGCGCCGCGGCCGCAGACCATGATGTCGAACTCCGGATCCATGCGACCCCGGACGGGGACGATGTCCTGCTGTCGATCGATGGCTGGGAACGGCGCCCGGCCGCTGCCCCCAGGCTGGCCAATCTGCTCGGCGGCCCGCGCGAGGCCGAAGCGTCGCAGCCGCGTCACGAATGGGCGGCGGACGAGGAATTGCGCGTCATTTCACTCTCGCCCGAGCTGGCGGACTATCTCGGCGTCGACCCTGCCGATGCGGCCGGGCAGCCGCTGACGCGGGTCGTGCGCATGGATGAGGATGAAGACGGCGAAATGCCGTTGATTGCGTCGCTCGCCGCGCGGCGGCCGTTCACCGGGCAGCCTGCGCGCAGCCGCGCCGATGACAGTCGTACGGTGCTTCTCAGCGGCGACGTCGTCAGCGGTGCGGACGGCAATTTCGCTGGTTTTCAAGGCACCGCCGACCTTGGCGCAACCGCCGCGCCGGACGCGACCCAGGCCCGGACCGCCGCCTTCGACCATGCCCTTGACGAGGCCTTGCGCTCCCCACTCGACCGGATCATCGAAAGCGCCGAGCGCATTCTCGACCGCTCCGATGGACCGCTGCGGAGCGATTATGCCAGTTACGGCAGCGACATTGCCGCCGCGGCACGCCACCTCCTGTCCGTCGTTCAATCGATGAGCGACGACCCGACGCAGGGGCAGGTCATCGATCTTGCCGCGCTGGCCGCCGAGGCGGTGGTGATGGTGGAGCCCGCGGCGGAAGAGCGGAACATCACCATCGTACTCGAATCGGCGCGTTCGCTGCCCGCCAGCGGAGAGGAGCGGGCGGTGATCCAGATCCTCGTCAACCTGATGAACAATGCGGTGCGCCATTCGCCCGAGGGCGGGGAAGTCACGTTGACCTTCGTGCGGACCGAAGGCACCGCCTCATTGACGGTCACCGACCAGGGCGCGGGGATCGATGCCGCGGACCAGCAGCGCATCTTCGAACGCTTCGAACGCGCCGATCCGCGCGAAGGCGGCACCGGGCTCGGACTCGCGATTTCGCGGCGGCTAGCGCGGTCGATGGGCGGTGATGTGACGCTGGAAAGCGCGCCGGGCATTGGGGCGCGGTTCACGCTGACGCTCCCGGCAAGTTGA